The genome window CCGTTGTCGGAACGGATGTGCTCGGGAGCACCGTGCTTGGCGATGGCTTTGTCCAAGGCCGCGACGATGTCGGCTGACTTCAGCCCGCGAGCCACCGTCAGGCTGATGCACTGGCGGGTAAACTCGTCGATCAGACTGAGCACCCGCAGAGGCGCTCCATTGTCGGTGCGATCCGCCACGAAGTCCCAACTCCACACGTGCCGCGGATGCGTCGCCGCGGTCGGGATCTTGCCGGTGGACTTGCCCTGACGCCGTTGCCGGGGGCGCGGCGGCTTCACGCCCAGCCCTTCAGCCCGGCGTACCTTTTGTACCAGCTTGCGGCTGACCTGCCAGCCTTCGTTGGCCAGCAGCGCTCGTACGCGACGATAACCGTAGCGCGGGTTGGTCCGGCTCACCGCGATGATCGCACGCACGAGGCGAACCATCTTGTCGGTGGCGGTTTTAGCCCGGTAGCAGAAGCTCGACCAGTGCAGACGAAGATACCGACAGGCGGCCCGTAACGAGCACGTTCCCGACTCGGCCACCTCGCGCACCGCTTCGCGCTTGTGCCCCGGGCTTACCATTTTTTTGCGTTTACCTGCTCCAGTACTTTGATGTTCAAAAGCTGGTCGGCCACCAGTTTCTTCAGCTCGGCGTTCTCGCGCTCAAGCTCCTTCAGACGCTTCACATCGCGCAGCTCCATCTGTCCGTACTTGCTCTTCCAACGATGGAAGCTCGCTTTGCTCACATTGTGCTCGCGGCAAACATCGTCCACGCTGCGGCCTTCGTCTGCCTCGCGCAGGAGCGCCACGATTTGCTCTTCGGTGTATCTCTTTCGTTTCATACTTCTGGTCGGGTTCTACCCGCCAGGGTCTCAAACGCAATGGTACGATTCTAGGAGGTCACGCCAGGGGCAGGTCGCTGCTCCAAACGTGTTTATTTGTTTTCGACTGAAAAAAGGCTACTCAGATACCTTTTTTCAGAACTGCTTCGAGCAGAATATGCACGGGAAACAGCTTGCCAAGCACATCACAAGCGGAGCACGCAGCAATGGCCTGCTGAATATCAGCAGAGGACGTTTCTTTGGCGTTGAAATCCCAACCCCTCTCCCTTCCGAACAACAGAAAATTGCCGACTGCTTAGCTTCGTTGGACGAGTTGATCGCTGCCGAAAGCGAGCAACTCGACGCACTCAAGGCCCACAAAAAGGGCCTCATGCAGCAACTCTTTCCCCGCGAAGGCGAAACCACCCCCCGCCTGCGCTTCCCCGAATTCAAAGACACTAGCAAGTGGGCAGCGAAAGCTATCGGCAGTCTATGTAAGACATTTAGCGGAGGCACTCCCAGCACATCGAATCCAAACTACTACGGAGGAGAGATTCCTTTTATTAGATCAGCGGAAATCGGTAAAAACCAAACAGAGCTATTTTTAACTAACGATGGGCTCATAAATTCTGCAGCGAAACTCATAGATAGAGGAGATGTCTTGGTGGCATTGTATGGGGCCAATAGTGGGGATGTTTCACTTGCAAAAATTAATGGAGCTATAAACCAAGCGATACTTTGTTTAAAATCAAAAGCCTGCAATGGCTACATTTACCAATACCTTAGCTTTCAGAAGGACTGGATTACCTCGACCTATCTTCAAGGTGGGCAAGGGAACCTGTCAGGCGAGATAATAAAATCCATTGAGATTCCGATTCCGTCTCTCCATGAGCAACAACGTATCGCCAATTGCCTTTCCTCTCTTGACGATCAGATCGCCGTACAATCCGAAAAAGTGGATGCACTCAAGGAGCATAAGAAGGGACTGCTGCAACAGCTATTTCCAATCCCGGAGGAAATTGACGCATGAGCGCAGCCACCTTCACCGGACTGGATACACTGGCGACCCACTTGCGGCAGGAGGACAAGAAATATACCCTCCTGTATGCCTACAACGGGACGGGCAAGACGCGCCTTTCAACAGCCTTCAAGGACCTCGGGAAACAGGGAGATGAACGGGACACCCTCTATTTTAATGCCTTCACCGAGGACCTCTTCTCTTGGGACAACGATCTGGATGGCGACAGCGAGCGGGTCTTGAAAATAAACTCGGACTCCAGCTTCTTTGACGGGCTTCAAGAGGTGGAAATGGATAACCGCATCCGTCCCTTTTTGGACCGCTACGCGGACTTCGACTTCAAAATAGACACAGACGCCTGGGTCGTCCGCTTTTCCAGAGAAGTCATTGTCGGGGATACCACTGAGGTCATTGACAACATCAAGGTATCCCGTGGAGAGGAAAATATTTTCATCTGGTGCTTCTTCCTGGCCATAGTTCAACTCGTCATCGACGACGATGGCTCTGGGGCGTACAACTGGGTCAAATACATCTATATCGACGACCCGATTTCCTCTCTCGACGAGCACAACGCCATCACTGTGGCGAGTAATCTGGCCCAACTGCTCAAGCAGTCGGACCGTAATCTCAGGACAGTCATTTCAACCCACCACACGCTGTTTTTTAACGTGCTGTGCAACGAATTGACCCGCGCCCAGAAGTACTTCCTGAGTTGCGACAGGCAAACCGGCAGTTATGTCCTTCGCGAAACAGGGAATACCCCGTTCTTTCACCATGTCGCAGCGTTGGCCCAGCTCTACGAGGCGGAAAGGAGCGGGCAACTCTATACCCACCATTTCAACATGCTGCGCTCGATTCTGGAAAAAACGGCGAGCTTTCACGGCTACCAGAACTTTTCCGCCTGCCTAAAACGAGACGATGACGATGAAGACGGGGTCCTTCATACACGTCTCGTGAACATTCTCAGCCACAGCAATTATTCTCTGTACGAGCCGCAGGAAATGCTGGAGGAAAATAAACGCTATTTCAGAAAAATCCTGCACGACTTCATTACCCGATACCCCTTTAATCCTGACCTATTTCCCAGCGAAACTGAAGCGCCACAAGCATCATGACCGACCAAGACCAAAGAAAACTGGGCAAAATCCTCTGGGACATAGCCGACCAACTGCGCGGGGCCATGAACGCGGACGACTTCCGCGACTATATGCTGTCCTTTCTCTTTCTGCGCTACCTCTCGGACAACTACGTGGCGGCAGCCCAAAAGGAACTGGGGACGGACTACCCGGATAACAGCGATCAGCCCGGCACATCCCCCCTGCAAATCTGGTACGAGTGCAATCTGGATGACGCCCCTGAATTTGAGAAGCAGATGCGCCGCAAAGTCCATTACGTGATCGAGCCCCGCTATCTGTGGAGCAACATTGCCGAAATGGCCCGCACTCACGACGATGAACTGCTCAACAACCTGCAGGCGGGCTTTAGTTATATCGAGAACGAGTCCTTCCAAAGCACCTTCCAAGGATTGTTCTCCGAGATCAACTTGGCTTCGGAGAAGCTGGGCCGTGACTATCTCCAGCGCAATGCCAAGCTCTGCACCATCATCACAAAGATTGCCGAAGGGCTGATGGAGTTCTCCACCGATTCGGATACACTGGGCGATGCCTATGAATATCTGATTGGTCAGTTTGCAGCCGGTTCTGGCAAGAAAGCAGGGGAATTCTACACGCCGCAGCAGATTTCAAGAATCCTCTCTGGCATCGTTACGCTCGACAGCCAGGAGCCTTCAACCGGCCCCAAAGAGCACCTGGAGAGTGTTATGGACTTTGCATGCGGCTCTGGTTCGCTGTTGCTCAATGTACGAAACCGCATGGGACCGCATGGCATTGGCAAAATATATGGGCAGGAGAAGAATATCACCACCTATAACCTTGCCCGTATGAACATGCTTCTCCATGGGGTGAAGGATTCTGAATTTGAAATCTTCCACGGCGATACCCTGACAAACGACTGGGAGTTTCTGAGGGAACTTAACCCGGCCAAGAAACCCTATTTCGATGCGGTTGTCGCCAATCCTCCTTTCAGCTATCGCTGGACCCCCAATGAGGCATTAGGCGAAGACGTACGCTTCAAAAACTACGGTCTGGCCCCTAAATCCGCCGCTGATTTCGCCTTTCTCCTGCATGGCTTCCACTTCCTCAAAGAGGAAGGTGTCATGGCCATCATTCTCCCTCATGGTGTGCTCTTCCGGGGAGGTGCGGAAGCACGAATCCGCCATAAGCTACTGACAGATGGTCACATCGACACGATTATCGGACTGCCTCCCAACCTGTTTTTTTCAACCGGTATCCCTGTCTGTATTCTTGTTCTCAAGAAGTGCAAGAAGCCCGATGACGTCCTCTTCATCAACGCCGCAGAACACTTCGAAAAAGGCAAACGCCAGAATCGTTTGGCTGAAGAGCATATCGAGAAGATCATCGACACCTACAAGTATCGCAAGGAGGAGGAGCGCTACTCACGCCGAGTCGAGATGGATGAGATTGAGGGCCATGGCTACAATCTCAATATTTCTCGCTACATAAGCACAGCCATTCCCGAGCCAGAGATTGATCTGAAGACGGTAAATAAGGATCTCGTGTCGTTTGATAAGAAAATTCGTGCGGCACGCGACAAGCACAATGCTTTCCTCAAAGAACTTGGACTACCGCCGTTGCCCGGGGAATAAATGATCATACCGAGCAGAGTTTTCCCCAGCTCAATCTCTGCTCGTTCCAATCCTCTTGAGCCGCGATCTGGATGACCTCTCTAGCGCTGATGGGATCGCGGCCCTTGACGGTCTTGGGAAGGAAGAGGATTTCCTCCTGGATATCCGGGGCCAAGTTGAGCAGGCCCATAATCTGAGACATGCGGGCGCGGGTGACGTGGCCGAGGCGGGCCAATTCGGCGTAGTCCTTAACTACCCCATCCCGCAGGAGGCGGTCGAAGCGGATGGCCAGTGCCATCAGCTTGGAGATACGGGGGATGCTGCCAACCTCGACCGGGGCAGGGGCCTTGCCGCGCTTCATGCGAATCCGCCCCTTGTCCGAGGTGCGGCAGTGAAAATCCAAAACCAGCGTGCTCATGAATTACCTTCGTTCAACAGGGTTCGTATGCCTGAGGGCCGGAACTGGATGGCCAATTTCCCGGCCTCCGAATCCACCAATATCTTTTCGATGACCAATTCGACGAGCCGTGTGCGCTCGCGGGGAGCCATCTCATTCCAGCAGGGGTCGAAACTCGCCATTGCGGCGAGCAATTCCTCCCTCTGGGCGGGCTGGTCGAAGGCATCCGTTTCCTCCAGCACAGCCTGCTGTAACTCGGAGTCTTTGCCCATCTGGCGGATGTTCTCCACCACGAAGGATTCGATTTCGCTGGCCGGAAACGATGCCCCCGCACAGGTCTCCCAGCCTTCTTTCGCCGCCTGCGTGCTGACGTAGTAGCGGTAGAGGCGGTTGCCCTTCTTGGTGAAGGTGTGGGCCATGGCGTAACCGGTCTTGGCGTCATAAAGCAGGCCCTTCAGGAGCGCCCCATGCTTGTTGCGGACATTCCCTCCCCGACTGCGCCGGTTGCGGTCCAGCAGGGACCGCACCTTGGCAAAAACGCCATCGTCGATGATCGCCGGATGCTCACCTTCGGTCAGTTCGCTTCCGGCCCGGATTTTGCCCAAGTAAAGCGGGTTGGTCAGCAGGCTGTAGAGACGGGGCTTGTTGAAGGGCTGCCCGCCCATTCTGCGGCCACTGCCAGAAATCCAGGCCTTGGTCAGCCAGCCGTGCTGGCGGCAGGCCTGCACCACCGGGAGCACCGCTTCATGTCGAATATACAACTCGTAGATCTGGCGGACGGTCACGGCCTCATCGGTATTCAATGCCAATTTTTTATCTTTGCCGATGTCGTAGCCGAGCACCGGGTAGCCTCCGGTCCATTTGCCTTTCTTGCGGGCGGCAACAATCTTGTCGCGGGTACGCTCGGCTATAATCTCGCGCTCGAACTGGGCGAAGGACAGCAGGATGTTGAGCGTCAGCCGTCCCATCGAGTTCTTGGTATTGAACTGCTGGGTCACCGACACGAAGGAGCAATTGTGCTTTTCGAGAAGTTCTATGATACGGGCGAAGTCCAGTAGGCTACGGGAAAGACGGTCAATTTTATAGACCACGATGCAGTCCACCTCATCGTCCTCGACAGCCCGGAGCAGTTTCTGGATGCCGGGGCGGTCCATGTTGCCGCCGGTGAAGCCACCGTCGCTGAACTCGTCCGGCAAGGCCACCCAGCCCTCGTGGCGCTGGCTGGCGATGAAAGCCTCTGCAGCTTCTCGCTGGGCATCGAGCGTGTTGAACTCCTGATCCAACCCTTCGGTCACGGACTTGCGCGTGTAGATCGCGCAGCGTACCGGCTTCGCGGCAGTGGAAGATTCAGCCTTCATGGGTACCTCCCTTTTGGCGCAATCCGAAGAACTGGAAGCCGTTCCAACGCGTGCCGGTGATATGGGTGGCGAGTGCGGAGAGGGACTCAAAAACCTCGCCGCCACACTCGAATCCGTTGTCGAGGACCATCGCCCGGATGACCTGCCCCTTATATCTGCGTTTCAATACAGTTCCGGGCATCGGCAGGCGGGGGTCGCGGCCCGGCTGGACGGTAGCCGTAACCATGCGTTCCGTGTTCAGCGTCGTGGTCACTTGGCGCGGGGCGCGAATGCGCAAATCCGCGTCGTTGGCAATCTCTTCGGCGCGGCGGCGGGCGCGTGCCGAAAGGTCTCCCTCGGCAAGCGCCTGAATGCGCCAGGCCACCCGCTTACGCAGGAACTGCTTATTGCGGGTTCGGGCAATTTCCCCGAACACCTCCAGGTAGCGTTCCCGCAACTGGCCCACACTCATGTCCTCCAGCACGGCGATTGCGTCTCTTGTTTTTGCGTTCATAGTTTCTTCTCCTTCAAGGGGTTAAGTGTTAATCAACGGGACGCATGGACGCTCTCTTTCGGATCTATATCCAGCTTATTATGAGCAACTTGAGACAATTTTCCCTCGGCGTGGAGACGCCGGAGCGCCCCGAGGAAAAGGTCGCGGATTTCCAAAAAACGCTCCTCAGGCGTCAGTTCCGCAACATGGCCGTAGATCCGGGGTGACTTCATACCCATTCGGGATCTGTCAACCACATGAATGGTAGTTCCGAGGAGCGCACGGCCCGGACACAAAACAGGCCGAAATGCTGGGGGCATTCCGGCCTGTAGAGAGATGAGAACGCGATTGCTCAGAACAACCGGCTGCCAGTGGAGACGGCCTTCACGCCGAAGACGAAGCCAGCGACCATGCGGACCGTACTCCAGAACTCCGGTCCCTGGACAAAGCCCTGAGCCTGCGTGACGATCTTGCCGCCGCCGAAGGTGATCAGGCCCCAGAGCATGGAGAAAGGTTCCTCGTCGCTGACGATCTGGGTGGGCATGTCCATCCAACCGGCGATGAACGGCAGCAGGAACGCCGCCACGATCACGATGATGGCCAGCGTAGCAGTGAGCCAAGGCTGAGTGCGCTTGGCGGCGTCGTTGGCGTTGGCATTGTTCAGCTCCGCATTCTTGCGGGCCTGTTCGTTGTTGGAAATCGCCACATCGCGCAACGTGGTGATGAAGCCCTGACCGAGCTTGAAGACTTCGGAAACTCCCTGAAAGAGTCCGCCTGCGACGGCGCTTGCCGCCATTTCCGTTATGACCGGGTCCATAATGTTCCTTGGGTTGAAGTTACTCCTCGGGCTCGCTGTCAACCGGCGGCTCCGGTTCGGGGATCTCCAGCAGCAGGACGGGGGCAATGGCAATGTCCTGTTCCTTGGCGATGGTGTAGGAGGTGGACTTGAAGTAATGCGTGCTGCTTTGAACAAAGGCGTCCTTGCGCAGCACATGCAGGTGCTCACGTCGGATAAGGAACGCCCGCTCCCCGATTTCGTAGTCCACGGCCAGTGTGCCGAAGCGCCCGCGCCGAAGGTTGGTCAGCGTCGCGGTGCCGTCCGCGCCCACCACGTAGCCTTCGACAGACAGGATTTCATCACCGAGAAACATGAGCACGGTGTCGGCGTCGGCCTGCTCCGGCGTTTGCGTGGCCAGCGTGGCCCGGTCAACGGCGTGGGCGTCAATCACGGCATCCACCCCATCTTCGAGCAAATCGGCCGTCAGCGTGCCGGTGACGGCGAAGAACCGCGCTTGTGAGAGGAAGGCATAGCTCAGGTCGTCGGCGGAATGAAAAACGTTGTAGCCGGTGATGAGGCTGTGCTCCCGAGCGCCCAGGTGCGCGAGGGCAACCTCCGGTTCCACTACACCCGATAACTCGGCGGGCAGGATGAACATCGCCTCGAAGGGCATGGGGTCGGCGTCGTAAGTCGGCTGCTCGGGCGGCGTGTAGGGAGCGGGCGTGACTCCGGAGACCTGGTTCGCCACGTCGAGCACGAATTGAAGCTCCAATTCGGCGTCGTCGCTGCGGCGGTGGGCAATACCTGTCACCCGGCAGTTGAGCAGGTAGTTCGCCTGCGGAAAGGGACGCAGGCGGATCGGGTCGCCGGGATTGAGCCCAATGCCCTTCGAGTAATGCACCATGACCTTGCCGCCAACTTCGGGCAGCGCGGCTCGTCGTCCCCCCTTGGCCACTTGGGAGTTGGCGACGCTTTGACGGGTGATCCAGCGCTGCTGGAACGTGACCGGCTCCTGCGTACCGTTGAGGGCATGAGCGGCGGCATCGTGGTGGATGGCGACCGATTCTTTGAACTCACGGTCCCGGTCTGTGTACACGAGGCGCGTCTCGCTGCTCACCTGGCTGAAGGCGTCGCTGTCGATTTCGGGAAAATCGGTCTGGTCAGCGGTGTCGATGATCAGCGCATTCGTAAAATCCACCTGCAGCGAGGCCGAGCCGAAGCGATACTTGCCGTTTTTTTGGTAGAGGAATCCGTCAAAATAACCGAGTATTTCTGCGAGGGATTGCGGAAGGGATTGGGCGTTGTTGATGAGGGGCGAGATGCCCATGTCGGCCTCGACGAGTTTCGCAGAGGTCTCTTCGCCACTGCCGTCGAAGTCGGACAGGTAGATGCCGAGGCCGTAGCGCGGGTGGGTGGCCAACTCGATAGCCGCGTGGATGGGACACACGTCCCCGGAAAGGTCCGGATTGGCGTAACCGGGGATGACCGTGCGGCGCGTGACGACGAACTCGACCTGCGGGGCGCTAGTTCGGTCGCGTCCAAAGATGAGCGGATCGAAAACAACGTAGCACTGCCCCCGGTAAGCCGGATGGCCCAGTGGCTCCAGCAGCGAATCGGCCAACTGGCTGTCGCTGCCCCAGTAGAACCGGGCCTGTCCGTAATTGGGAAGCGTGATGAACGCGAACTGTCCGGCCACGGCGGTAAGGGGGCCTTCCCAGACCTTCACCGTGTCGATGTAGATGGCGTGCAACGCATCCACCGGCCCGCTGCAAATCGCCCCGGCCAGCCCCGCCTGATAGGTATAGCCCACCGTGGCAGTGGACGTGCTGTTCTTGCCGCTCTGGTAAGTGGTCGTGATAGGAATGGCCTGCGGATTGATGGCGGGCGTGATCCAAGTCAGGCTCAGGCGCACGGTGCCCGCCGCCCACGGGAGCGGACGGGCCTCTTCGTTGGTGGCGACTCGCTCGGCCTGGACATTGGTCAGGCTCTGGACCGGCGCGGGCACCGCCTGCGTGCTGCGAAAGAGGAAGCTCATCGTTCCATCAGGCGGTAAACGGCATCCTTACGCCGGGCATAGGTCGGATCGTCCAACTGGCCGAAGGTGGTTCCCAGCCCGCGTATCGAGTGGATGAATACGGGCGGGGTGACCATCATCCCGAGGTGATGCGGGGCGCGGCCCATCATAAACGTCACGAGGTCGCCGGGCATGAGCGGCTCACCATCATCCAGCCGGAGGCAATTGGGGATGCTCTCCAGGTATCCCCGCAGTTGAGAATCCTCCCGGTGCGCAGTGGCATCCAGCGTGTAGCAGGGCGGCTTCAGTTCGTGAGGGAAGCCGCAGTCGGTGGCCAGTTGATGCACGAGATGCACGCAATCGCAACCGCCCTGGCACACTCCCTGAAACGGCACGAAGGGCGTGCCGATCCAGCGCCGGGCTTCCGCTTCCAGCGCTTTCACACGTTCCGCATTTTTAAAGAAGGGTCTCATGATAGTAAGGGGGGCAGCGGCCTTTCTGGCCGCGATGGGGCACAGCCCCATCACGATCCGAAGGATCGAGGGTCGTAGGGCTGCGCCCTACTTCTTGCCACCGCCGGAGGCAGTGCTGGCGAGAGGCATGGCTTTGAGGGTCGGATTTTCGTAGGGGATGAACGGGTGACCACCGTAATTGACGAAGTTGTCAAATCGCTGACGGCAGCAATCAGGAGTGCGGTCACAGCCGGGCCAAGCCGAGCAGGCATCCCCGGTTAGCGAGGTGCGCAGGGAGGCGTTGAGGTAGAGCCGATGGCGGGTCTCAGAGAGGATTTCGGCATAGCGGATGGTGCGGACCTCGACCTGCGGGGCGGTGCCGATTTCGAGATAGCCGCCCGCCAGCCAGTCGGCGGCTTTGTCCGCGAGGGCGGCAGACTCAAAGTAGATACTCCCGCCGTCCGTGTCGATGGCTTCAATGGTGCCGGTCAGCCGATAGGTGGCCGAAGGCACGCGGCAGGTGGAACCGTCGAATAACTGGTAGTTGCAACGGGTTTGGAGGAAGAAGCGCGGGACGCGCTTTTCACCGTAAGAAAGCGGACTCACCGCCTTGGCTTTGAGCGTGTAGCCCTGCCGAGTGACGGATTCGATGATGCCCCGGAACAGGATGGCCGGGGCCTCCAGCACGAGGCCGGTGGCTTCATCGACGTGGGCGAGGCTCAAGACGACACCGGTAGGCTGGCCGATATGGATGGGCAGCCAATCCTCGAAGGGATTCCCCTCCCAGGCGAAGAGTTCGAGGTTCAGCTTGTCGGTGTCGCCCTCGGTGGAGACGGACAGGCCGCTGTGGTCGATGGGGACCGGCTGCCAGATGACGCCACTGTTGACTGGCGTGTCGTGGCTCGTCAGGTGCAGGGAGTAGATGTCGCGCACCCCATAGCGGCGGGTGATGCGGTAGAGATAGACCGGGTGGCGGGTGGCGAGCGAGTTGGGGGCGGCGTATTCCTCGGTCAGTTCGATACCAGTGAAGCGGATGCGGGCATGGTTGTCGGCCTCGAAGTCGTATTCAATCTCGTCACTGGAAAGCCGCACCAAGAGCAGGCGCGAGACCTGCCAACAGTCCGCGTTGGCGGGCAAGGCTTCGTCGAGCATAACCTGTGAGCGCGTGGCGAAGGCGGTGGATTCGACGAGCAGGATCTTTCTAAAAACGTACTGGCCGTCCAACGAACGGAATGCGAGGTGCTTCCCTTTCAGGTGCGACCAGTCGGAGAAGGTGGATGTGTCGATGAACACGGTGGCCGACGCACTCAGTACCGTCACATCCTCTGCGCCGGTCGCCAGCCAAAAGGCTTTGAAGCGCCCGCTTCGGGCCGCGAAGAACGCCTCCACCGCATCAAGGGCGTCAGCGTCCGGGGCCACGCTGACGATTTGCAGACGCTCCTGTGTATTGGCCTGCACCGGCATAGCAGGTTGGGCTCCAAAGCCGATGTCGGTGACTTCCGGTTCGTAGTTCAACGTCCGGCGTATCGACTCGCCCAAGTCGGCCACCAGAGGAAAGACGGGAAGGTCGAGATAGTTCATCGCAGGCCTAAGAGGGTAAAAATGTCGTTGAGGTAAGTCTGGGCCGTGCGTCCCGAAGGGATGCCCACTTCATAGAGGACATACTGCGTGGACAGCGCCGGGCCAAGGTCGGCGTAATTGCCCGCGCCCGTGACAGCGGAGGCCAGGTGAGCGTTGAAGGCCTCGTTGTCGTCCTCCCAACCGCTTTCGGTGGGATCGACCGAATACACCTTGCAGCGGGAAAACTCACGACGGGCGTATTCCGTTTGAAAATTGTTGTAGTCGGTGGTGAACGAACTGGTCGGCTCGTTCTCCGGGACGCGCGGTACGCGGTGGTAGCCGCTACTGGCCTCGTTGATGAAGGCGAGCGAAACGTAACGGGCGGCTTCCTCGCCGGAGACATGGTATGCCAGTCGGTCCAGCCAGCGCTCGCTTGACCAGTTCTGGACACGCACGAAGTGGTCGGCCTTTTCCTGGTCGCCTCCGTAGATCACATCTCGCAGGAGCACCTTCAGGTCATTGGCGGCGGCGGTAACGTTGGGCACGTCGGCATCCATGCTGCCAGAGGTGTCGATGAAGAACAGGAAGTAGAGGTTGGCCAAAATCGAAAGCCAGTTGCTTTCGGTGTCCGTTTCGGTGAAGACAAACTCCGCACTGATCGCTTCCAGAGGGGTCGCGCCCTTGAAGCTGATTTCAAAGGCCCGGCCACTGCCTCCGATTAATTCTGTATCCACGGATTCGATACGGCCAAGATCGAGGGGCACGATCACCTCGCCCTCCACGCACGGGAGCGCTTCCTCCAGCGTGAGTATGGGGCCGGAGACCGAAGCGATCTTCGCGGCAGCGAAGATGTCCCCGAAGGGCCTGGCCGTCCCGACCCATTGCCCGACAGTCATGTTGGCAGAAGCACGTTCCAGCGTGACGGTATTCCCCGCCACTTGTGCGACAATCTGCTCCCTCCCCCACCGGGGCACGGCGGCTTGGGCCGACTCCTGCGCAGCCCGAATAACAGCCTCTACCGCGAAAGTCCGGGCAGCGGTATCGGTGGTGATGGTGTAGTTGCCGCTTCGGCGCGGCTGGGTGAACCATGCGGCGCGTTCCTCCAATCCGGTCACGCCCTCGGCCACCGACGAGCGGTGCGCCTGCCGGTGTTTTAGCGCGAACGACCAGTCCGGCGCAAAGGGAACCAAGGTGTGGTTGTCGAGAAGCATGGTCTTAGCCGGGGATGCCGAGCCTGAGTTTGTTGCGGCTCATGATGTCGAGGACGACGGCTTCGCCCTCGGAGGTTTCGAGGAAACGGCGCAGGTCGTTGCGGGTGCCGGTGACGGCGATGTTCACTTGCCCACTCGCCTGCGACTGCGTAGGTGTCGAGGTCATGCTATCTGCGAAGCCGCCCTCGGCAAAACCGGGCAGGCTCGGGAGTGTGGGACGGTTGACCCGCAACTGCCCCACGAGGTTGTCAAAGTAGGCCGGTCCCTGACGGGCAACCACGTCGGCGGGCACCACGAACTCACC of Ruficoccus amylovorans contains these proteins:
- a CDS encoding IS3 family transposase, whose product is MVSPGHKREAVREVAESGTCSLRAACRYLRLHWSSFCYRAKTATDKMVRLVRAIIAVSRTNPRYGYRRVRALLANEGWQVSRKLVQKVRRAEGLGVKPPRPRQRRQGKSTGKIPTAATHPRHVWSWDFVADRTDNGAPLRVLSLIDEFTRQCISLTVARGLKSADIVAALDKAIAKHGAPEHIRSDNGPEFIATATKDYLESKRIKTLYIEPGSPWQNPHVESFHNRLQDECLKQEWFLSLTEARVVIENWRRKYNSQHPHSRLGFISPDAFAKLWHQTKAVLGSVRPTGSLHQALPQTITQPT
- a CDS encoding AAA family ATPase, which encodes MSAATFTGLDTLATHLRQEDKKYTLLYAYNGTGKTRLSTAFKDLGKQGDERDTLYFNAFTEDLFSWDNDLDGDSERVLKINSDSSFFDGLQEVEMDNRIRPFLDRYADFDFKIDTDAWVVRFSREVIVGDTTEVIDNIKVSRGEENIFIWCFFLAIVQLVIDDDGSGAYNWVKYIYIDDPISSLDEHNAITVASNLAQLLKQSDRNLRTVISTHHTLFFNVLCNELTRAQKYFLSCDRQTGSYVLRETGNTPFFHHVAALAQLYEAERSGQLYTHHFNMLRSILEKTASFHGYQNFSACLKRDDDDEDGVLHTRLVNILSHSNYSLYEPQEMLEENKRYFRKILHDFITRYPFNPDLFPSETEAPQAS
- a CDS encoding restriction endonuclease subunit S, whose translation is MFICFRLKKGYSDTFFQNCFEQNMHGKQLAKHITSGARSNGLLNISRGRFFGVEIPTPLPSEQQKIADCLASLDELIAAESEQLDALKAHKKGLMQQLFPREGETTPRLRFPEFKDTSKWAAKAIGSLCKTFSGGTPSTSNPNYYGGEIPFIRSAEIGKNQTELFLTNDGLINSAAKLIDRGDVLVALYGANSGDVSLAKINGAINQAILCLKSKACNGYIYQYLSFQKDWITSTYLQGGQGNLSGEIIKSIEIPIPSLHEQQRIANCLSSLDDQIAVQSEKVDALKEHKKGLLQQLFPIPEEIDA
- a CDS encoding transposase, which codes for MKRKRYTEEQIVALLREADEGRSVDDVCREHNVSKASFHRWKSKYGQMELRDVKRLKELERENAELKKLVADQLLNIKVLEQVNAKKW
- a CDS encoding recombinase family protein, which gives rise to MKAESSTAAKPVRCAIYTRKSVTEGLDQEFNTLDAQREAAEAFIASQRHEGWVALPDEFSDGGFTGGNMDRPGIQKLLRAVEDDEVDCIVVYKIDRLSRSLLDFARIIELLEKHNCSFVSVTQQFNTKNSMGRLTLNILLSFAQFEREIIAERTRDKIVAARKKGKWTGGYPVLGYDIGKDKKLALNTDEAVTVRQIYELYIRHEAVLPVVQACRQHGWLTKAWISGSGRRMGGQPFNKPRLYSLLTNPLYLGKIRAGSELTEGEHPAIIDDGVFAKVRSLLDRNRRSRGGNVRNKHGALLKGLLYDAKTGYAMAHTFTKKGNRLYRYYVSTQAAKEGWETCAGASFPASEIESFVVENIRQMGKDSELQQAVLEETDAFDQPAQREELLAAMASFDPCWNEMAPRERTRLVELVIEKILVDSEAGKLAIQFRPSGIRTLLNEGNS
- a CDS encoding type I restriction-modification system subunit M — translated: MTDQDQRKLGKILWDIADQLRGAMNADDFRDYMLSFLFLRYLSDNYVAAAQKELGTDYPDNSDQPGTSPLQIWYECNLDDAPEFEKQMRRKVHYVIEPRYLWSNIAEMARTHDDELLNNLQAGFSYIENESFQSTFQGLFSEINLASEKLGRDYLQRNAKLCTIITKIAEGLMEFSTDSDTLGDAYEYLIGQFAAGSGKKAGEFYTPQQISRILSGIVTLDSQEPSTGPKEHLESVMDFACGSGSLLLNVRNRMGPHGIGKIYGQEKNITTYNLARMNMLLHGVKDSEFEIFHGDTLTNDWEFLRELNPAKKPYFDAVVANPPFSYRWTPNEALGEDVRFKNYGLAPKSAADFAFLLHGFHFLKEEGVMAIILPHGVLFRGGAEARIRHKLLTDGHIDTIIGLPPNLFFSTGIPVCILVLKKCKKPDDVLFINAAEHFEKGKRQNRLAEEHIEKIIDTYKYRKEEERYSRRVEMDEIEGHGYNLNISRYISTAIPEPEIDLKTVNKDLVSFDKKIRAARDKHNAFLKELGLPPLPGE
- a CDS encoding DUF2924 domain-containing protein, with amino-acid sequence MNAKTRDAIAVLEDMSVGQLRERYLEVFGEIARTRNKQFLRKRVAWRIQALAEGDLSARARRRAEEIANDADLRIRAPRQVTTTLNTERMVTATVQPGRDPRLPMPGTVLKRRYKGQVIRAMVLDNGFECGGEVFESLSALATHITGTRWNGFQFFGLRQKGGTHEG